The genomic stretch tttggtaAGATTAGACGAAAGATTTAAGActacctttttttctttatcaatattattgtatcaTTATCAAAGAATCTATTTGTGATAGTTATTGTGATAATTTCTGTATCTTCTGtcgaaattagaaattgtaaTCAACTGTAATCTTTTTCTTCATAAGTAGAGACATATTTGGTTATAGAGAACTAAAGTTGCAGTTATTGCAGGAGAAAAATTGGACATTCTGTCTAAGATAGTCAATTACATTCGCCAAAGGCCTCGTCAAATGAATGCCGATGTTACCTTATCTCTAACGATCGTCGAAGGTAAAGATTTGAAATCTACGAGTTTAACGAGTACTAAAACCTTAAACAAAATGCTTCCGTTATTCTTTCGTACAGCTAACACGATTGCTATCTTTTTGCATGAAAATGCGCGTCATCTTGTGGATAAACATCGAAACATTCTTCTGACGATTTTAAGATCGTGCGATTCTGCTCGACGAGATTTGTTAGATAAAGTCATTCCAGAGAACGAGGACGTCCAGTTACGTAAGAATAccatattaaaaaagaagataccACATCTTGAAAAACTTTCTTATTGTGTACAAAATTGAAGTCTTTTAATTGTAGTGCACGAAAGCATAAATTATCCAATTTTATGGCTGAAAGAAATATCATGGCGTCATGGCGCTCTAAAAAAGGGCAAGaccaattttaaattaaattatcgggGCATACGAAAACTGATAATGCAAGGACCGCCCAAGGAGGGAGAAAGCGATCGATGTCTTGCCGAAATCGTTCGGAACAAATTGAATTCCAGCGATAGAATTCCTGATTTGTGCGCGGAGATATTGGCAAATCGAGAATCTAGCAGAGGATACCCTCTTACTCATAGATTATTGATTGTTCAAATTGCTAAGATAGTCAGTGTCATTACCATATCCTTTCTTTCATGTGCTTTGACATAGATTTAGCTTACGAGTTAATCgaatttcgtttccttttaGTTGAAATGCGATCGAGG from Bombus pascuorum chromosome 2, iyBomPasc1.1, whole genome shotgun sequence encodes the following:
- the LOC132916395 gene encoding uncharacterized protein LOC132916395 isoform X1 — protein: METLGRFVSIWAVLFFCGVPFCSYGNFLSKDFGEKLDILSKIVNYIRQRPRQMNADVTLSLTIVEGKDLKSTSLTSTKTLNKMLPLFFRTANTIAIFLHENARHLVDKHRNILLTILRSCDSARRDLLDKVIPENEDVQLLHESINYPILWLKEISWRHGALKKGKTNFKLNYRGIRKLIMQGPPKEGESDRCLAEIVRNKLNSSDRIPDLCAEILANRESSRGYPLTHRLLIVQIAKILKCDRGLPSSELILSYCSAILEDLIDIETAGFPYQTPDLMMEQVVLCGMEGFLEFTGKHYERLVLRWSHPSGCFSSFGYKFASNEIRVSRRTSKQTDFGCDSHATGLAAATLSLFVRENLENARW
- the LOC132916395 gene encoding uncharacterized protein LOC132916395 isoform X2, with product METLGRFVSIWAVLFFCGVPFCSYGNFLSKDFGEKLDILSKIVNYIRQRPRQMNADVTLSLTIVEANTIAIFLHENARHLVDKHRNILLTILRSCDSARRDLLDKVIPENEDVQLLHESINYPILWLKEISWRHGALKKGKTNFKLNYRGIRKLIMQGPPKEGESDRCLAEIVRNKLNSSDRIPDLCAEILANRESSRGYPLTHRLLIVQIAKILKCDRGLPSSELILSYCSAILEDLIDIETAGFPYQTPDLMMEQVVLCGMEGFLEFTGKHYERLVLRWSHPSGCFSSFGYKFASNEIRVSRRTSKQTDFGCDSHATGLAAATLSLFVRENLENARW